A region of Lichenibacterium dinghuense DNA encodes the following proteins:
- a CDS encoding serine/threonine-protein kinase: MRVGGGGASADDLEGLDPDHPARSTESFRSDSERRPHLSVDGRADPPILAGRYFPTRTVRSGAQATVTQAFDTERKGMVAIKRVRFGPDDERGRVGFQREAGLLQDLRHPNIVELIEVDQDEDGNWFLVLEWLDQNLEDVIRKHGPMTVGVFWDQFGEKLLEAIAFGHKARVAHRDIKPKNILVSNDDVPKLADYGIAKLLDNGGSWAPVAGHTFRFDRTPGYSPEKPEENHPLSRDCYSFAAVLLSCVLGRCFEDDADLAVALQEAALSPAVRSVVERCLNPDAKLRPRLGSLLLEQLRHALAADELRDAPPIEVFLRLNDRTMGALRHRLGTDDRDVLERFVSEELGASCGITAEAQDDATRVEIIGEGWRFDAIVAGREKELLHVTKAGEIGAAAASDLKEFTLVREVQARFGRPRDERRAGQQLNLLLAEARDVAARIKDERNSRATQRIFRVWRGYLRDRADREAKKSSAIKYVDRKATGDRVTFTTEIAQSEDIVGQERVVVGPAGKAGGKISAVAFDLVTMDVTHGDARLVPRRGELSMNTIAAQKALSHQTHALDAVLFDRAVSPRLKPIILDPRSATPCEPVDAVVPSDPEFDDEKLRILRKALGVRDVLTIEGPPGTGKTKLITEIVVQWLRRNPGHRILLSSQTHIALDNVLERVTSLDPRLEIIRIGRPDEPRISEASKRLLLDRRVERWITEVRRLAEDDMNRWAAEMGVDRAAVTVGMRVERLLQLQRRQDEIVRAIAALQVEKEEVVGEVEDVQIDFDDDEAGDEATQLDSEIGDLQRRLASLRKEEGELRIEMGRMGGYAAELAGAGDVQDLADWAVHFMQGGDEVQACRDRLALLEDWQLRVGRSSDFNAAMLSSAQIIAGTCVGMAGVRGMEEVAYDLCIVDEASKATPTEILIPMARSKRWIIVGDPKQLPPFFENLGEDLLEAFDEREVKETLLDRFLQDGAGLADGCKERLRHQYRMIEPIGDLVSECFYDGGLISPTATHGLKLGLVFPRPVTWYTTHELADHDEHPSGDTFHNPAEVSVIRGLLLRLQFVATSQKRRLSVAVISGYTAQVQALEGMVSRGIAEWPDLDVSSNTVDAYQGRQADVCIYSVVRSNRRKKLGFLKESPRLNVALSRGRSALAIVGDQEFCRTARGRNPFTPVLRHIDANEATCATESVL; this comes from the coding sequence ATGAGGGTCGGCGGTGGGGGAGCATCCGCGGATGATCTTGAGGGGCTTGACCCGGACCATCCCGCACGCTCGACCGAGTCATTCCGAAGTGACTCTGAAAGGCGGCCCCACTTGAGCGTCGACGGACGAGCGGATCCGCCCATTCTCGCCGGCAGATACTTTCCTACCCGAACCGTGAGGAGCGGTGCACAAGCGACGGTCACCCAAGCGTTCGACACCGAGCGGAAGGGCATGGTCGCGATCAAGCGGGTGAGGTTCGGTCCGGACGACGAGCGCGGCCGGGTCGGCTTCCAGCGAGAGGCCGGTCTGCTTCAGGACCTGCGTCATCCGAACATCGTCGAGTTGATCGAGGTGGACCAGGACGAGGACGGCAATTGGTTCCTCGTGCTCGAATGGCTGGATCAGAACCTCGAGGACGTTATCCGCAAGCATGGCCCCATGACCGTCGGAGTCTTCTGGGACCAGTTCGGCGAGAAGCTTCTGGAAGCCATCGCGTTCGGGCACAAGGCGCGCGTCGCGCACAGGGACATCAAGCCGAAGAACATCCTCGTCTCCAACGACGACGTCCCGAAGCTCGCCGACTACGGGATCGCGAAGCTCCTGGACAACGGCGGCTCCTGGGCGCCCGTCGCCGGGCACACGTTCCGGTTCGACCGAACGCCGGGCTATTCGCCCGAGAAGCCGGAGGAGAACCACCCCCTCTCGCGCGACTGCTACTCATTCGCCGCGGTCCTGCTCTCCTGCGTCCTGGGAAGATGCTTCGAGGACGACGCCGACTTGGCGGTCGCATTGCAGGAAGCGGCGTTGTCCCCAGCGGTCAGGTCCGTCGTCGAGCGTTGCCTCAACCCCGACGCCAAGCTACGGCCCCGCCTGGGGTCCTTGCTGCTCGAGCAACTGCGCCATGCCCTTGCGGCCGATGAGCTGCGCGACGCACCGCCCATCGAGGTCTTCCTCAGGCTCAACGACAGGACGATGGGGGCGCTCCGTCACCGTCTCGGCACCGACGACAGGGACGTCCTGGAACGCTTCGTCTCGGAGGAGCTCGGCGCCTCCTGCGGCATCACCGCGGAGGCGCAGGACGACGCCACGCGCGTGGAGATCATCGGCGAAGGCTGGCGTTTCGACGCCATCGTCGCCGGCCGGGAGAAGGAACTCCTGCACGTGACCAAGGCCGGCGAGATCGGCGCGGCCGCGGCCTCCGACTTGAAGGAGTTCACCCTCGTGCGGGAGGTGCAGGCACGTTTCGGTCGGCCGAGGGACGAGCGGCGCGCCGGGCAGCAGTTGAACCTTCTCCTGGCGGAGGCACGCGACGTCGCGGCCCGCATCAAGGACGAGCGCAATTCCCGCGCGACGCAGCGCATCTTCCGCGTCTGGCGCGGATACCTGCGCGACCGGGCGGATCGCGAGGCGAAGAAGAGCAGCGCAATCAAATACGTCGACCGCAAGGCCACCGGCGACCGGGTGACGTTCACCACGGAGATCGCACAATCCGAGGACATCGTCGGGCAGGAACGCGTCGTGGTGGGTCCCGCCGGAAAGGCGGGCGGCAAGATCTCGGCCGTGGCCTTCGACCTCGTGACCATGGACGTCACGCACGGCGACGCTCGCCTCGTCCCCCGGCGCGGCGAGCTCTCGATGAACACCATCGCCGCGCAGAAGGCGCTCTCCCACCAGACGCACGCGCTCGACGCGGTGCTGTTCGACCGTGCGGTGAGCCCGCGGTTGAAGCCCATCATCCTCGATCCGAGGTCCGCGACGCCTTGCGAACCCGTGGACGCCGTCGTGCCCAGCGATCCCGAATTCGACGACGAGAAGCTGCGCATCCTGCGGAAGGCGTTGGGAGTGCGCGACGTACTCACCATCGAAGGTCCGCCCGGGACCGGCAAGACGAAGCTCATCACCGAGATCGTCGTGCAATGGCTGCGACGCAATCCCGGGCACCGCATCCTGCTTTCGTCCCAGACCCACATCGCCCTCGACAACGTCCTCGAGCGGGTGACCTCGCTCGATCCAAGGCTCGAGATCATTCGCATCGGCCGTCCCGACGAGCCCCGCATCTCGGAGGCCAGCAAGCGGTTGCTCCTGGATCGGCGGGTGGAGAGATGGATCACGGAGGTCAGGAGGCTGGCCGAGGACGACATGAACCGCTGGGCGGCGGAGATGGGCGTCGACCGCGCGGCCGTCACGGTCGGCATGAGGGTCGAACGGCTGCTCCAGCTGCAGCGCCGGCAGGACGAGATCGTGCGCGCCATCGCGGCATTGCAGGTCGAGAAGGAGGAGGTCGTGGGCGAGGTGGAGGACGTCCAGATCGACTTCGACGACGATGAGGCCGGCGACGAGGCGACCCAACTCGACAGCGAGATCGGCGATCTCCAGAGGCGCTTGGCGAGCCTGCGCAAGGAGGAGGGGGAGCTGCGGATCGAGATGGGCCGCATGGGTGGGTATGCGGCCGAACTCGCCGGGGCGGGCGACGTCCAGGATCTGGCGGATTGGGCCGTGCACTTCATGCAAGGTGGCGACGAGGTGCAGGCGTGCCGCGACCGGCTGGCCTTGCTCGAGGATTGGCAACTCCGCGTCGGTCGGTCGTCGGACTTCAACGCGGCCATGCTCTCGTCCGCGCAGATCATCGCCGGCACCTGCGTCGGCATGGCGGGCGTGAGGGGGATGGAGGAGGTCGCGTACGACCTGTGCATCGTCGACGAGGCGTCGAAGGCGACGCCCACCGAGATCCTGATCCCCATGGCCCGGAGCAAACGCTGGATCATCGTCGGCGATCCCAAGCAACTCCCACCATTCTTCGAGAACCTGGGTGAGGACCTGCTCGAGGCGTTCGACGAACGCGAGGTCAAGGAGACCCTGCTCGATCGCTTCCTGCAGGACGGCGCCGGCCTGGCGGACGGCTGCAAGGAACGTCTGAGGCACCAATATCGGATGATCGAACCGATCGGCGACCTCGTGAGCGAATGCTTCTACGACGGCGGCTTGATCAGCCCGACGGCGACGCACGGTCTCAAGCTCGGGTTGGTCTTCCCCAGACCGGTCACCTGGTACACCACGCATGAGCTCGCCGACCACGACGAGCATCCGTCCGGCGACACCTTCCACAATCCCGCGGAGGTCTCGGTGATCAGGGGACTGCTGCTCAGACTGCAGTTCGTCGCGACCTCCCAGAAGCGCCGCCTGTCCGTGGCGGTGATCTCCGGCTACACGGCGCAGGTCCAGGCGCTCGAGGGCATGGTCTCGCGAGGCATCGCCGAATGGCCCGACCTGGACGTGTCCAGCAACACGGTCGACGCGTACCAGGGTCGCCAAGCCGACGTGTGCATTTACTCCGTGGTTCGGTCGAACCGGCGCAAGAAGTTGGGGTTCCTGAAGGAGTCGCCGAGGCTGAACGTGGCCCTGTCGCGTGGTCGAAGCGCCCTGGCCATCGTCGGAGACCAGGAGTTCTGCCGGACGGCGAGGGGGAGGAACCCGTTCACGCCGGTGCTCCGGCACATCGACGCGAACGAGGCGACCTGCGCGACGGAGTCGGTGTTGTGA
- a CDS encoding helix-turn-helix transcriptional regulator, whose amino-acid sequence MSITRDQLRAARALLHLKQQQLASLSQVSLSTIRRFEGGLEIGPLYSDALRRSLVEAGALFIDEDSTDGIPTGAVGVVLKPAPKLPEATRLRIAADAAIPATDSLSAIGGSPETGPSDPSPSETGGGSENGEA is encoded by the coding sequence ATGAGCATCACCCGAGACCAACTGCGCGCCGCGCGAGCCCTCCTTCACCTCAAGCAGCAGCAACTGGCGAGCCTGTCGCAGGTCAGTCTGTCGACCATTCGACGTTTCGAGGGTGGGCTCGAGATCGGTCCCCTCTACTCGGACGCGCTGCGTCGCTCGCTGGTCGAGGCCGGCGCGCTCTTCATCGACGAGGACTCTACCGACGGCATACCCACCGGCGCGGTCGGGGTCGTGCTCAAGCCCGCCCCGAAGCTCCCCGAAGCGACGCGTCTCCGCATAGCCGCCGACGCCGCGATTCCGGCGACGGATTCGCTTTCCGCGATCGGTGGCTCGCCCGAAACGGGTCCGTCCGATCCCTCTCCGTCCGAGACGGGTGGGGGGTCGGAGAACGGGGAGGCATAG
- a CDS encoding diguanylate cyclase domain-containing protein, whose product MFLTVVVRDTAARFGGDEFAALQAPTISVGEAQWLAGRLTSVLSAPYLVQGRRPGVGASIGVAFAPFDAVDPDVLRAHADITLHRAKRDPRSALRFASSNDVNAGVAPRTA is encoded by the coding sequence GTGTTCCTGACGGTCGTGGTCCGCGACACTGCCGCGCGCTTCGGCGGCGACGAGTTCGCGGCCCTGCAGGCTCCCACCATTTCGGTCGGAGAGGCGCAATGGCTCGCCGGACGCCTCACGTCGGTGCTCTCGGCGCCGTACCTCGTCCAGGGGCGCCGGCCAGGCGTGGGCGCCTCGATCGGCGTCGCGTTCGCCCCTTTCGATGCCGTCGATCCCGACGTCCTGCGGGCGCATGCGGACATCACCCTGCACCGCGCCAAGCGAGACCCGAGGAGCGCGTTGCGCTTCGCTTCTTCGAACGACGTGAACGCGGGGGTGGCACCGAGGACGGCATGA